The Triticum urartu cultivar G1812 chromosome 5, Tu2.1, whole genome shotgun sequence genome contains the following window.
TTTTCTCATACAGTACTTTGAAAAACAAAACTGCCGATTGATCGGTTGCAAAATTCTAAGCAGCGTACGCCAATCACATGCGGCATATAGAAAATTCATCCGATTGGTCATACGCGCTAACCCGAGTATTATATAAACTGCCCCATTGGTCTTCTcgccatccatccatccatccctGTCTCCCCCTCTCTCGTCTTCCCCTCTTAACTGCAAGCAAGCAGGCAATGGGGACTCCGAAACGGGTGGTCGCGCCATTGGCGTTGCTGCTCCTCCTGCAGCTCGCCGGCGCGTCTCATGAAGTCCGCCGGAGCCTCGAGGCCGAGGCGGCGTCGCCGTCCGTGCCGGCCTCCATTCTCAGCCCCCTACTCCGGACGGGCTACCACTTCCAACCCCCCATGAACTGGATCAACGGTAAGATACCAACTGCTCTTGCTGGACTTGTCTGAATCTTCTCATGTTTATGCCCTGCTCCGTCTTCAAGCTAGATATAGCTCTCGTTCTTAAATTCACACATGTATAGCCAGAAGTCCAGAACATGTCAGGCCGTAGACAGAGAAATATGTCCATCCGTAATGCCGATGCTGATTTTAGAGGTGTGTTTTGTTCTGTCATGGGGGCGGATACAACACCACAGACAACACATAGGTCTGAGAGTTCAAGAAAGATAATACATAGTAGCATAAACTAGAGTAGTTGTTTATTTTTTGGTTAGTTTGTAGCCAAGTGTTAGTTTGACCAGCAAAAGATTGCAGCCCGGCCGGCGAGGGCGCGTCAAAATTGATGgctttctttctctctctcgccGTGTTAGTTAGGGAGTCCAGCAGCTGTTTTCTTCTTCTAGTTCCTTGAGAAAAGTAGAGATGCAAGTTCAAAGTTCTCGCAGTAGCCGACGACGACGGAGTCCTCCAGCTCACCATGCCACGAATCATTGTTCAGAATATAATATTACATCTGATCTGTATTTttgtagtaggagtagtactatttATATATGTTAACATAGCTATTGTTTACTAGAGCTTATTGTAAGAGCTGCTTGGTTCTAATTAACTTGTTTTTTTTGGTTGTCTCTTTGGGTGTCTGATCGTGATTGCTGGGACGGCGAAACTCATCGACTCTAGATCCGAATGGTACGACTTCTGCGACCAATTTCCTCTACTTGTCTCTGTCTTCTACTGTTACCCAACCAGATCTTGAACAGTTTGTGCATGTGCGCAGCGCTTTTTTTAGATTATCAGAGCATCAAAGACCAAATTTCAGTTTGTAGAACAAAATATAAGGAAAAGAAAATTTAGTACTATTCAAAATGCACATGCATGCTGCAGTGTGTATGGCCTTGTGATACTATCGACAACATGCAACTTGTGTTAGCACTTAGCAGCTAGCTGACATGTTTGAGACGTGGTTCTCTTTGGAACATACAGGGCCACTCTACTACAAGGGATGGTACCACCTCTTCTACCAATACAACCCCAAGGGCGCGGTGTGGGGCAACATCATCTGGGCGCACTCGGTGTCGCGCGACCTCATCAACTGGATCGCCCTCGACCCGGCCATCAAGCCGTCCATCCCCACCGACCAGTTCGGCGTCTGGTCCGGCTCGGCGACGATCCTGCCCAACGGCACGGTGGCGATGCTCTACACCGGCATCGACCGCCCGGGCACCAACTACCAGATCCAGAACATCGCCTTCCCCAAGGACCCCTCCGACCCGCTGCTCCGCGAGTGGGTCAAGCCCGGCTACAACCCCATCGCCGTCCCCGAGGCCGGCATGAACGCCACCCAGTTCCGCGACCCGACCACCGCCTGGCACGCCGGCGACGGCCTCTGGCGGATGCTGGTGGGCGGGCTCAAGCCCGGCACGCTCCGCGGCATGGCCATCCTGTACCGGAGCCGGGACTTCAAGCACTGGGTCCGCGCCAAGCACCCGCTCCATTCGGCCCTCACCGGCATGTGGGAGTGCCCCGACTTCTTCCCCGTGCGCGAGCCCGGGAAGACGAACGGCCTCGACACCTCGGAGTTCGGCCCGCACTACAAGTACGTGCTCAAGAACAGCCTCGACCTCACCCGCTACGACTACTACACCGTGGGCACCTACAACAACCGGACGGAGCGGTACGTGCCGGACAACCCCACCGGCGACGTCTACCAGCGCCTCCAGTACGACTACGGCAACTTCTACGCGTCCAAGACCTTCTACGACCCCGCCAAGAACCGCCGCGTGCTGCTGGGCTGGGCCAACGAGTCCGACAGCGTCGCCCACGACAACGCCAAGGGATGGGCCGGCATCCACGTACGTCCTACGTGCTCCCCTGCATCATCCTCAATCTCGAGTTAATTAAGTGCATGTTTTGAACTGATTGGTTGTGCATGTGCAGGCGATCCCGAGGAAGATATGGCTGGACCCGAGCGGCAAGCAGCTGCTGCAGTGGCCGGTGGAGGAGCTGGATCAGCTGAGGGGCAAGGCTGTGAGCGTGGGTGACAAGGTCGTCAAGCCCGGCCAGCACTTTGAGGTCACTGGCCTACAGTCCTATCAGGTCAGTACCACCATGTACTTACTGCTAAATCCGAGTGCAGTCAGTGTCGCTGTCTAGGTAGCTTCTGGTCCATGTCTGACGGGCCACGATCCTTCTTGCGTGCCCAATTCCGGCTTGTCCTTGTCACCATCAGCATGGACTCCAAAGTCACAGGTCCACGCCCGTGTTCCGCTAGATCTTGCTTGCTTGCAAGGCGCCGCTGCAACTCTCGTTTTCAACCTCCCCTCATACTACTTTTTACATTCACACATCTGCATCATCCTCACCACGATTTGAATGGTCTTTCGTCGCCTGCAAATCGTCCATCAATCCGTCAATGCCGTGGATGCATGTTGCTGGTCCAGATTCGTCAATTCGTGCACTCCTCGTTTCATTTCCAAAC
Protein-coding sequences here:
- the LOC125511474 gene encoding beta-fructofuranosidase, insoluble isoenzyme 1-like, which translates into the protein MGTPKRVVAPLALLLLLQLAGASHEVRRSLEAEAASPSVPASILSPLLRTGYHFQPPMNWINDPNGPLYYKGWYHLFYQYNPKGAVWGNIIWAHSVSRDLINWIALDPAIKPSIPTDQFGVWSGSATILPNGTVAMLYTGIDRPGTNYQIQNIAFPKDPSDPLLREWVKPGYNPIAVPEAGMNATQFRDPTTAWHAGDGLWRMLVGGLKPGTLRGMAILYRSRDFKHWVRAKHPLHSALTGMWECPDFFPVREPGKTNGLDTSEFGPHYKYVLKNSLDLTRYDYYTVGTYNNRTERYVPDNPTGDVYQRLQYDYGNFYASKTFYDPAKNRRVLLGWANESDSVAHDNAKGWAGIHAIPRKIWLDPSGKQLLQWPVEELDQLRGKAVSVGDKVVKPGQHFEVTGLQSYQSDVEVSFEVPSLDKAEPFDPAYANDAQKLCGMKNADVKGGVGPFGLWVLASSNLAEKTAVFFRVFKDGHGKPLVLMCSDPTKSSLTPGLYKPTFAGFVDTDISSGKISLRSLIDRSVVESFGAGGKTCILSRVYPSMAIGTGAHLYVFNNGDTDIKVSKLTAWEMKKPMMNGA